Proteins from one Desmodus rotundus isolate HL8 chromosome 9, HLdesRot8A.1, whole genome shotgun sequence genomic window:
- the HDGFL2 gene encoding hepatoma-derived growth factor-related protein 2 isoform X1, with the protein MPHAFKPGDLVFAKMKGYPHWPARIDDIADGAVKPPPNKYPIFFFGTHETAFLGPKDLFPYDKWKDKYGKPNKRKGFNEGLWEIQNNPHASYSAPLPVSSSDSEAPEADPAGRSEDDEERGAMAVTAVTAAATSDRMESDSDSDKSSDNSSLKRKASALKMSVSKRARKASSDLDQASVSPSEEENSESSSESEKTSDQDFTPEKKAVVRVPRRGPLAGRKKKKLPSASDSDSKPESEGAKGEPVVVARSASSSSLASSSSSDSDVSVKKPPRSRKPAEKPPPKPRGRKLKPERPPSSSSSDSDSEEVDRISEWKRRDEERRRELEARRRREQEEELRRLREQEKEEKERRRERAERGEALHGGSGGSSGDELRDEEEPVRKQRGRKGRGRGPQSSSDSEPEAELEREVKKSAKKLPQSTEPVKRPSQKEKRGRPEEKPRSRPMKVERTRKRSEGFPLDRKVEKKKEPSVEEKLQKLHSEIKYALKVDNPDVKRCLNALEELGTLQVTSHILQKNTDVVATLKKIRRYKANKEVMEKAAEVYTRLKSRVLGPKIEAIQKAARTGAEKEQAEAEKAEEALVGEEAPSERAEDEASADLSASVNGEATSQKGGSTEDKEQEEGQNSEEGPVGGPSEDLVHNDSAREGPDLDGPGKDRQERPRARVDSESLDDEDS; encoded by the exons ATGCCGCACGCCTTCAAGCCCGGGGACTTGGTGTTTGCCAAGATGAAGGGCTACCCGCATTGGCCGGCCCGG ATTGATGACATCGCTGATGGTGCCGTGAAACCCCCACCTAACAAGTACCCCATCTTCTTCTTTGGTACACATGAAAC AGCCTTCCTGGGACCCAAGGATCTATTTCCCTACGACAAGTGGAAAGATAAGTACGGGAAGCCCAACAAGAGGAAAGGCTTCAATGAGGGACTGTGGGAGATCCAGAACAATCCCCACGCCAGCTATAGCGCCCCTCTG CCGGTGAGTTCCTCTGACAGCGAGGCCCCTGAAGCGGACCCGGCGGGAAGGAGTGAGGACGACGAGGAAAGGGGGGCCATGGCCGTCACAGCTGTGACTGCTGCAGCCACCAGCGACAGGATGGAGAGTGACTCGGACTCGGACAAGAGCAGTGACAACAGTAGCCTGAAGCGAAAGGCATCAGCCTTGAAG ATGTCAGTGTCAAAACGAGCCCGGAAGGCCTCCAGCGACCTGGATCAGGCCAGCGTGTCCCCATCTGAGGAGGAGAACTCTGAAAGCTCGTCTGAGTCAGAGAAGACCAGTGACCAG GACTTCACCCCTGAGAAGAAAGCCGTGGTCCGGGTGCCACGGCGGGGCCCCCTGGCAGGACGGAAGAAAAAG AAGCTGCCCTCTGCTTCCGACTCAGACTCCAAACCGGAATCAGAAGGGGCCAAGGGTGAGCCAGTGGTGGTGGCCAggtcagcctcctcctcctctttggcCTCCTCGTCCTCTTCTGACTCAGATGTGTCAGTAAAGAAACCTCCCCGGAGCCGGAAGCCAG CTGAGAAGCCTCCCCCAAAACCCCGCGGGCGGAAATTGAAGCCCGAACGACCCCCAAGCAGCTCAAGCAGTGACAG CGACAGTGAGGAGGTAGACCGAATCAGCGAGTGGAAGCGCCGAGACGAGGAACGCCGCCGTGAGTTGGAGGCCCGGCGGCGCCGAGAGCAGGAAGAGGAGCTGCGGCGGCTGCgggagcaggagaaggaggagaaggagaggaggcgAGAGCGGGCCGAGCGCGGGGAGGCCCTGCACGGGGGCAGCGGGGGCAGCAGCGGCGATGAGCTCAGGGACGAGGAAGAGCCCGTCAGGAAGCAGCGTGGCCGGAAGGGTCGGGGACGGGGTCCCCAGTCCTCCTCTGACTCAGAGCCCGAGGCTGAGCTGGAGAGAGAG GTGAAGAAGTCAGCTAAGAAGCTGCCacaaagcacagagcctgtgaAGAGACccagccagaaggagaagagagggcgCCCTGAGGAGAAGCCCCGGTCCAG GCCCATGAAGGTGGAACGAACCCGGAAGCGGTCAGAAGGGTTCCCACTGGACCGGAAGGTTGAGAAGAAGAAAG AACCTTCCGTGGAGGAGAAGCTTCAGAAGCTGCACAGCGAAATCAAGTATGCCCTGAAAGTCGATAATCCG GATGTGAAGAGGTGTTTGAATGCACTAGAGGAGCTTGGGACCCTGCAGGTTACCTCACATATCCTCCAGAAGAACACTGATGTGGTGGCCACGTTGAAAAAG ATTCGCCGTTACAAGGCCAACAAGGAGGTGATGGAGAAGGCCGCGGAAGTCTACACCCGGCTCAAGTCACGGGTCCTGGGACCAAAGATTGAGGCCATCCAGAAGGCTGCCAGAACTGGAGCGGAGAAGGAGCAGGCTGAGGCAGAGAAGGCCGAGGAGGCTCTGGTTGGAGAGGAGGCCCCATCAGAGAGGGCAGAGGATGAGGCCAGTGCTG atctCTCTGCCTCTGTGAATGGTGAGGCCACATCCCAGAAGGGTGGAAGCACGGAGGACAAGGAGCAGGAAGAAGGACAGAACTCGGAAGAGGGGCCGGTGGGGGGCCCCTCCGAAGACCTGGTACACAATGA CAGCGCAAGGGAGGGCCCCGATCTGGATGGGCCTGGGAAGGACCGGCAGGAGCGCCCGAGGGCGCGCGTGGACTCTGAGTCCCTGGACGACGAGGACAGCTGA
- the HDGFL2 gene encoding hepatoma-derived growth factor-related protein 2 isoform X2, with amino-acid sequence MPHAFKPGDLVFAKMKGYPHWPARIDDIADGAVKPPPNKYPIFFFGTHETAFLGPKDLFPYDKWKDKYGKPNKRKGFNEGLWEIQNNPHASYSAPLPVSSSDSEAPEADPAGRSEDDEERGAMAVTAVTAAATSDRMESDSDSDKSSDNSSLKRKASALKMSVSKRARKASSDLDQASVSPSEEENSESSSESEKTSDQDFTPEKKAVVRVPRRGPLAGRKKKKLPSASDSDSKPESEGAKGEPVVVARSASSSSLASSSSSDSDVSVKKPPRSRKPAEKPPPKPRGRKLKPERPPSSSSSDSDSEEVDRISEWKRRDEERRRELEARRRREQEEELRRLREQEKEEKERRRERAERGEALHGGSGGSSGDELRDEEEPVRKQRGRKGRGRGPQSSSDSEPEAELEREVKKSAKKLPQSTEPVKRPSQKEKRGRPEEKPRSRPMKVERTRKRSEGFPLDRKVEKKKEPSVEEKLQKLHSEIKYALKVDNPDVKRCLNALEELGTLQVTSHILQKNTDVVATLKKIRRYKANKEVMEKAAEVYTRLKSRVLGPKIEAIQKAARTGAEKEQAEAEKAEEALVGEEAPSERAEDEASADLSASVNGEATSQKGGSTEDKEQEEGQNSEEGPVGGPSEDLVHNDAREGPDLDGPGKDRQERPRARVDSESLDDEDS; translated from the exons ATGCCGCACGCCTTCAAGCCCGGGGACTTGGTGTTTGCCAAGATGAAGGGCTACCCGCATTGGCCGGCCCGG ATTGATGACATCGCTGATGGTGCCGTGAAACCCCCACCTAACAAGTACCCCATCTTCTTCTTTGGTACACATGAAAC AGCCTTCCTGGGACCCAAGGATCTATTTCCCTACGACAAGTGGAAAGATAAGTACGGGAAGCCCAACAAGAGGAAAGGCTTCAATGAGGGACTGTGGGAGATCCAGAACAATCCCCACGCCAGCTATAGCGCCCCTCTG CCGGTGAGTTCCTCTGACAGCGAGGCCCCTGAAGCGGACCCGGCGGGAAGGAGTGAGGACGACGAGGAAAGGGGGGCCATGGCCGTCACAGCTGTGACTGCTGCAGCCACCAGCGACAGGATGGAGAGTGACTCGGACTCGGACAAGAGCAGTGACAACAGTAGCCTGAAGCGAAAGGCATCAGCCTTGAAG ATGTCAGTGTCAAAACGAGCCCGGAAGGCCTCCAGCGACCTGGATCAGGCCAGCGTGTCCCCATCTGAGGAGGAGAACTCTGAAAGCTCGTCTGAGTCAGAGAAGACCAGTGACCAG GACTTCACCCCTGAGAAGAAAGCCGTGGTCCGGGTGCCACGGCGGGGCCCCCTGGCAGGACGGAAGAAAAAG AAGCTGCCCTCTGCTTCCGACTCAGACTCCAAACCGGAATCAGAAGGGGCCAAGGGTGAGCCAGTGGTGGTGGCCAggtcagcctcctcctcctctttggcCTCCTCGTCCTCTTCTGACTCAGATGTGTCAGTAAAGAAACCTCCCCGGAGCCGGAAGCCAG CTGAGAAGCCTCCCCCAAAACCCCGCGGGCGGAAATTGAAGCCCGAACGACCCCCAAGCAGCTCAAGCAGTGACAG CGACAGTGAGGAGGTAGACCGAATCAGCGAGTGGAAGCGCCGAGACGAGGAACGCCGCCGTGAGTTGGAGGCCCGGCGGCGCCGAGAGCAGGAAGAGGAGCTGCGGCGGCTGCgggagcaggagaaggaggagaaggagaggaggcgAGAGCGGGCCGAGCGCGGGGAGGCCCTGCACGGGGGCAGCGGGGGCAGCAGCGGCGATGAGCTCAGGGACGAGGAAGAGCCCGTCAGGAAGCAGCGTGGCCGGAAGGGTCGGGGACGGGGTCCCCAGTCCTCCTCTGACTCAGAGCCCGAGGCTGAGCTGGAGAGAGAG GTGAAGAAGTCAGCTAAGAAGCTGCCacaaagcacagagcctgtgaAGAGACccagccagaaggagaagagagggcgCCCTGAGGAGAAGCCCCGGTCCAG GCCCATGAAGGTGGAACGAACCCGGAAGCGGTCAGAAGGGTTCCCACTGGACCGGAAGGTTGAGAAGAAGAAAG AACCTTCCGTGGAGGAGAAGCTTCAGAAGCTGCACAGCGAAATCAAGTATGCCCTGAAAGTCGATAATCCG GATGTGAAGAGGTGTTTGAATGCACTAGAGGAGCTTGGGACCCTGCAGGTTACCTCACATATCCTCCAGAAGAACACTGATGTGGTGGCCACGTTGAAAAAG ATTCGCCGTTACAAGGCCAACAAGGAGGTGATGGAGAAGGCCGCGGAAGTCTACACCCGGCTCAAGTCACGGGTCCTGGGACCAAAGATTGAGGCCATCCAGAAGGCTGCCAGAACTGGAGCGGAGAAGGAGCAGGCTGAGGCAGAGAAGGCCGAGGAGGCTCTGGTTGGAGAGGAGGCCCCATCAGAGAGGGCAGAGGATGAGGCCAGTGCTG atctCTCTGCCTCTGTGAATGGTGAGGCCACATCCCAGAAGGGTGGAAGCACGGAGGACAAGGAGCAGGAAGAAGGACAGAACTCGGAAGAGGGGCCGGTGGGGGGCCCCTCCGAAGACCTGGTACACAATGA CGCAAGGGAGGGCCCCGATCTGGATGGGCCTGGGAAGGACCGGCAGGAGCGCCCGAGGGCGCGCGTGGACTCTGAGTCCCTGGACGACGAGGACAGCTGA
- the HDGFL2 gene encoding hepatoma-derived growth factor-related protein 2 isoform X3, whose product MPHAFKPGDLVFAKMKGYPHWPARIDDIADGAVKPPPNKYPIFFFGTHETAFLGPKDLFPYDKWKDKYGKPNKRKGFNEGLWEIQNNPHASYSAPLPVSSSDSEAPEADPAGRSEDDEERGAMAVTAVTAAATSDRMESDSDSDKSSDNSSLKRKASALKMSVSKRARKASSDLDQASVSPSEEENSESSSESEKTSDQDFTPEKKAVVRVPRRGPLAGRKKKLPSASDSDSKPESEGAKGEPVVVARSASSSSLASSSSSDSDVSVKKPPRSRKPAEKPPPKPRGRKLKPERPPSSSSSDSDSEEVDRISEWKRRDEERRRELEARRRREQEEELRRLREQEKEEKERRRERAERGEALHGGSGGSSGDELRDEEEPVRKQRGRKGRGRGPQSSSDSEPEAELEREVKKSAKKLPQSTEPVKRPSQKEKRGRPEEKPRSRPMKVERTRKRSEGFPLDRKVEKKKEPSVEEKLQKLHSEIKYALKVDNPDVKRCLNALEELGTLQVTSHILQKNTDVVATLKKIRRYKANKEVMEKAAEVYTRLKSRVLGPKIEAIQKAARTGAEKEQAEAEKAEEALVGEEAPSERAEDEASADLSASVNGEATSQKGGSTEDKEQEEGQNSEEGPVGGPSEDLVHNDSAREGPDLDGPGKDRQERPRARVDSESLDDEDS is encoded by the exons ATGCCGCACGCCTTCAAGCCCGGGGACTTGGTGTTTGCCAAGATGAAGGGCTACCCGCATTGGCCGGCCCGG ATTGATGACATCGCTGATGGTGCCGTGAAACCCCCACCTAACAAGTACCCCATCTTCTTCTTTGGTACACATGAAAC AGCCTTCCTGGGACCCAAGGATCTATTTCCCTACGACAAGTGGAAAGATAAGTACGGGAAGCCCAACAAGAGGAAAGGCTTCAATGAGGGACTGTGGGAGATCCAGAACAATCCCCACGCCAGCTATAGCGCCCCTCTG CCGGTGAGTTCCTCTGACAGCGAGGCCCCTGAAGCGGACCCGGCGGGAAGGAGTGAGGACGACGAGGAAAGGGGGGCCATGGCCGTCACAGCTGTGACTGCTGCAGCCACCAGCGACAGGATGGAGAGTGACTCGGACTCGGACAAGAGCAGTGACAACAGTAGCCTGAAGCGAAAGGCATCAGCCTTGAAG ATGTCAGTGTCAAAACGAGCCCGGAAGGCCTCCAGCGACCTGGATCAGGCCAGCGTGTCCCCATCTGAGGAGGAGAACTCTGAAAGCTCGTCTGAGTCAGAGAAGACCAGTGACCAG GACTTCACCCCTGAGAAGAAAGCCGTGGTCCGGGTGCCACGGCGGGGCCCCCTGGCAGGACGGAAGAAAAAG CTGCCCTCTGCTTCCGACTCAGACTCCAAACCGGAATCAGAAGGGGCCAAGGGTGAGCCAGTGGTGGTGGCCAggtcagcctcctcctcctctttggcCTCCTCGTCCTCTTCTGACTCAGATGTGTCAGTAAAGAAACCTCCCCGGAGCCGGAAGCCAG CTGAGAAGCCTCCCCCAAAACCCCGCGGGCGGAAATTGAAGCCCGAACGACCCCCAAGCAGCTCAAGCAGTGACAG CGACAGTGAGGAGGTAGACCGAATCAGCGAGTGGAAGCGCCGAGACGAGGAACGCCGCCGTGAGTTGGAGGCCCGGCGGCGCCGAGAGCAGGAAGAGGAGCTGCGGCGGCTGCgggagcaggagaaggaggagaaggagaggaggcgAGAGCGGGCCGAGCGCGGGGAGGCCCTGCACGGGGGCAGCGGGGGCAGCAGCGGCGATGAGCTCAGGGACGAGGAAGAGCCCGTCAGGAAGCAGCGTGGCCGGAAGGGTCGGGGACGGGGTCCCCAGTCCTCCTCTGACTCAGAGCCCGAGGCTGAGCTGGAGAGAGAG GTGAAGAAGTCAGCTAAGAAGCTGCCacaaagcacagagcctgtgaAGAGACccagccagaaggagaagagagggcgCCCTGAGGAGAAGCCCCGGTCCAG GCCCATGAAGGTGGAACGAACCCGGAAGCGGTCAGAAGGGTTCCCACTGGACCGGAAGGTTGAGAAGAAGAAAG AACCTTCCGTGGAGGAGAAGCTTCAGAAGCTGCACAGCGAAATCAAGTATGCCCTGAAAGTCGATAATCCG GATGTGAAGAGGTGTTTGAATGCACTAGAGGAGCTTGGGACCCTGCAGGTTACCTCACATATCCTCCAGAAGAACACTGATGTGGTGGCCACGTTGAAAAAG ATTCGCCGTTACAAGGCCAACAAGGAGGTGATGGAGAAGGCCGCGGAAGTCTACACCCGGCTCAAGTCACGGGTCCTGGGACCAAAGATTGAGGCCATCCAGAAGGCTGCCAGAACTGGAGCGGAGAAGGAGCAGGCTGAGGCAGAGAAGGCCGAGGAGGCTCTGGTTGGAGAGGAGGCCCCATCAGAGAGGGCAGAGGATGAGGCCAGTGCTG atctCTCTGCCTCTGTGAATGGTGAGGCCACATCCCAGAAGGGTGGAAGCACGGAGGACAAGGAGCAGGAAGAAGGACAGAACTCGGAAGAGGGGCCGGTGGGGGGCCCCTCCGAAGACCTGGTACACAATGA CAGCGCAAGGGAGGGCCCCGATCTGGATGGGCCTGGGAAGGACCGGCAGGAGCGCCCGAGGGCGCGCGTGGACTCTGAGTCCCTGGACGACGAGGACAGCTGA